The Halobellus sp. MBLA0158 genome has a window encoding:
- a CDS encoding AAA family ATPase has product MSRRAFESVTEADLRRRFDDAEYVADDRTVTSVYLALTMGRPLLVEGPPGSGKTELGKVLASAFDTDLIRLQCYEGLTAENALYEWNYTKQLLAVQANEGSVVGDAPAEGQRDGDPRRDRSVFDEEYLLERPLLRALTADGEVPPVLLVDEIDRADEEFEAFLLELLSDFQVSIPEFGTVSADQPPVVVLTSNRTRGLSDALKRRCLYLHVEPPSFEDEYEIVRRKVPELDVAIAAEVCAVVDRLREEAFLKQPGVAETLDWARAVAQLRHDEDDGPLSTDEIERTLGCLLKEAEDLDRVDTELLEQLQAAAAAADERLEA; this is encoded by the coding sequence ATGAGCCGGCGCGCGTTCGAGTCCGTGACGGAGGCGGACCTGCGACGGCGCTTCGACGACGCGGAGTACGTCGCCGACGACCGCACCGTGACGTCGGTCTATCTCGCACTCACGATGGGCCGGCCGCTGCTCGTCGAGGGGCCGCCCGGGAGCGGCAAGACAGAGCTCGGGAAGGTACTCGCGAGCGCGTTCGACACAGACCTCATCCGGCTCCAGTGCTACGAGGGGCTCACCGCCGAGAACGCGCTCTACGAGTGGAACTACACGAAGCAGCTGCTGGCCGTGCAGGCCAACGAGGGGTCCGTCGTGGGCGACGCGCCGGCGGAGGGCCAACGGGACGGGGACCCGCGGCGGGACCGCTCGGTATTCGACGAGGAGTACCTCCTCGAACGGCCGCTCCTGCGCGCGCTGACCGCCGACGGCGAGGTGCCGCCCGTCCTGCTCGTCGACGAGATCGACCGCGCCGACGAGGAGTTCGAGGCGTTCCTCCTGGAGCTGCTGTCGGACTTCCAGGTGTCGATCCCGGAGTTCGGCACCGTCTCCGCCGACCAGCCGCCCGTGGTCGTGCTGACCTCGAACCGCACGCGCGGGCTCTCTGATGCGCTCAAGCGTCGGTGTCTGTACCTCCACGTCGAGCCGCCGTCCTTCGAGGACGAGTACGAGATCGTGCGCCGGAAGGTGCCCGAACTCGACGTCGCGATCGCCGCCGAGGTGTGCGCCGTCGTCGACCGGCTCCGGGAGGAGGCGTTCCTCAAGCAGCCCGGCGTCGCCGAGACGCTGGACTGGGCGCGGGCGGTGGCGCAGCTCCGCCACGACGAGGACGACGGCCCGCTCTCGACCGACGAGATCGAGCGGACGCTCGGCTGTCTGCTCAAGGAGGCCGAGGACCTCGACCGCGTGGACACCGAACTGCTGGAACAGTTGCAGGCGGCCGCGGCGGCCGCCGACGAACGCCTCGAAGCCTGA
- a CDS encoding XdhC family protein gives MTGHETDGSGDGETPPADADATDGDVAALERTLEERGEPYARVTVVRREPPVSANVGDRAVVTADGDLHGWIGGAACAQTTATSEAQAALEAGEPRLVGIAPDPDDVDRPGLEAFPMHCHSEGVLELFVEPVNPRPTLLVVGDSPIARSVARLARELAVDVTVVDPEGGDHGDATTLATTDPAAIADAVGPAPLVVVASMGQFDARGVAAGVRTGAPYVGLVASEKRGEEVIERAAALSETDPESVADAVTSPAGIDVGARTPAEIAVSILAEVVEARSKAGLVGAGEVEVGGDADANADVDDDADADADDPPELATDPVCGMDADPETAPSVEHDGETYYFCCEGCAGSFRDDPESYLDGEETASA, from the coding sequence ATGACAGGACACGAGACAGACGGGAGCGGAGACGGAGAGACGCCGCCGGCGGACGCCGACGCGACCGACGGCGACGTCGCGGCGCTGGAACGAACGCTCGAAGAGCGAGGCGAACCGTACGCCAGGGTGACGGTCGTCCGCCGGGAACCGCCGGTGTCGGCGAACGTCGGCGACCGGGCGGTCGTGACCGCCGACGGCGACCTCCACGGGTGGATCGGCGGCGCGGCCTGCGCGCAGACGACGGCGACGAGCGAGGCGCAGGCAGCGCTCGAAGCCGGCGAGCCGCGACTCGTCGGAATCGCGCCCGACCCCGACGACGTGGACCGCCCCGGGCTGGAGGCGTTCCCGATGCACTGCCACAGCGAGGGCGTCCTCGAACTGTTCGTCGAGCCCGTGAATCCGCGCCCGACGCTGCTCGTGGTCGGCGACTCACCGATCGCCCGCTCGGTCGCCCGACTGGCCCGCGAGCTCGCCGTCGACGTGACGGTCGTCGACCCCGAGGGCGGCGACCACGGCGACGCGACGACGCTCGCGACGACCGACCCCGCGGCGATCGCCGACGCCGTCGGCCCCGCGCCCCTCGTCGTGGTCGCGTCGATGGGGCAGTTCGACGCCCGCGGCGTCGCCGCCGGCGTGCGTACCGGAGCCCCCTACGTCGGTCTCGTCGCCAGCGAGAAGCGGGGCGAGGAGGTCATCGAGCGCGCCGCGGCGCTCTCGGAGACCGACCCCGAGTCGGTCGCCGACGCGGTGACGAGCCCGGCCGGCATCGACGTCGGCGCGCGGACGCCCGCCGAGATCGCCGTCAGCATCCTCGCCGAGGTCGTCGAAGCGCGGTCGAAGGCGGGACTCGTCGGGGCCGGCGAGGTCGAAGTCGGGGGTGATGCGGACGCGAACGCGGACGTGGACGACGACGCCGATGCCGACGCCGACGACCCCCCGGAGCTCGCGACCGACCCGGTCTGCGGGATGGACGCCGACCCCGAGACGGCCCCGTCGGTCGAACACGACGGCGAGACGTACTACTTCTGCTGTGAGGGCTGTGCGGGCTCGTTCCGCGACGATCCCGAGTCGTACCTGGACGGAGAGGAGACCGCCTCAGCATGA
- a CDS encoding aerobic carbon-monoxide dehydrogenase large subunit: MSSESDFTAEPEEHQHADDGGPQPEKHCGHGRGGMGESVTRKEDKRFITGRGNYVDDIKKPGMLHCEIVRSPHAHARIEDIDGSRAMALDGVVAVLTADDLLEHDLATMPTLMDDTQDVLVNDKVKFQSQEVAAVIAEDRYTAKDGAEKVEVEYDVLDPVVDAEEALKEDAPLIRDELEDQEDNHIFDWDTGDKEATERVFEEADVTVEQQMEYQRLHPAPIETCGAVADWDPGKDKMTVHMTSQAPHAHRTLFSQVSGIPEHKVRIVSPDVGGGFGNKVPIYPGYVVAAAASYVLERPVKWIEERSENIQTTGFARDYDMTGEIAATEDGVIEGVKVDVLANHGAYNAAAQPSKFPAGFFNIFTGSYDVDAAYGSLTGVFTNTAPGGVAYRCSFRVTEAVYLIERMVKVLADELDVDPAEIRRRNFIPSDAFPYESATGWNYDSGDYEKALDKALEMADYEHYREEQQRRIEEDADKLLGIGISSFTEVVGAGPGKQCDIAGIEMFDSADIRVNPTGNAVLRIGVQTQGQGHETTFAQIVAEELGMDVDNITVEHGDTDTEPYGLGTYGSRSTPVAGAATAVAARKVREKAKSIAANELEAAEEDIEWDRESGEFRVAGAPDRSITITEIAAGAYMNHPGDEEPGLEAVNYYDPPEMTYPFGSYIVIVEVDRETGEVDFEKFVAVDDCGNRINPMVIEGQIHGGLAQGIGTAMLEEVTYDDNGNVTGGDFMNYLLPTANEIPNFETGHTVTPSPHHPIGAKGVGESPTVGSPPAIVNAVVDAMSHAGVSHVEMPMTPDRVWETLDEAGLAISPSQHVHFEFDDGASEEPADD; encoded by the coding sequence ATGAGTAGCGAATCCGACTTCACGGCCGAACCCGAGGAGCACCAGCACGCCGACGACGGCGGCCCACAGCCCGAGAAGCACTGCGGCCACGGCCGCGGCGGGATGGGCGAATCGGTGACGAGAAAGGAGGACAAGCGGTTCATCACCGGCCGCGGCAACTACGTCGACGACATCAAGAAGCCGGGGATGCTCCACTGCGAGATCGTCCGGAGCCCCCACGCCCACGCCCGCATCGAGGACATCGATGGCTCGCGCGCGATGGCGCTCGACGGCGTCGTCGCGGTGTTGACCGCCGATGACCTCCTGGAACACGATCTGGCGACGATGCCGACGCTGATGGACGACACCCAGGACGTGCTCGTCAACGACAAGGTGAAGTTCCAGTCCCAGGAGGTCGCGGCCGTCATCGCCGAGGACCGCTACACCGCCAAGGACGGCGCCGAGAAGGTCGAAGTCGAGTACGATGTCCTCGATCCGGTCGTCGACGCCGAGGAGGCCTTGAAGGAGGACGCGCCGCTCATCCGCGACGAACTCGAAGACCAGGAGGACAACCACATCTTCGACTGGGACACCGGCGACAAGGAGGCCACAGAGCGGGTCTTCGAGGAGGCCGACGTCACCGTCGAACAGCAGATGGAGTACCAGCGGCTCCACCCCGCGCCGATCGAGACCTGCGGCGCGGTCGCCGACTGGGACCCCGGCAAGGACAAGATGACGGTCCACATGACGTCGCAGGCGCCTCACGCCCACCGGACGCTGTTCTCGCAGGTCTCGGGCATCCCCGAGCACAAGGTCCGGATCGTGAGCCCCGACGTCGGCGGCGGCTTCGGGAACAAGGTCCCGATCTATCCGGGCTACGTCGTCGCCGCGGCGGCCTCCTACGTCTTGGAGCGGCCCGTGAAGTGGATCGAAGAGCGCTCGGAGAACATCCAGACGACCGGCTTCGCCCGCGACTACGACATGACGGGCGAGATCGCCGCCACCGAGGACGGCGTCATCGAGGGCGTGAAGGTGGACGTGCTGGCGAACCACGGCGCGTACAACGCCGCGGCCCAGCCCTCGAAGTTCCCGGCCGGGTTCTTCAACATCTTCACCGGCTCCTACGACGTCGACGCGGCCTACGGGTCGCTGACGGGCGTCTTCACCAACACGGCGCCGGGCGGCGTCGCCTACCGGTGTTCGTTCCGCGTCACGGAGGCGGTCTACCTCATCGAGCGGATGGTGAAGGTGCTCGCCGACGAACTCGACGTCGACCCCGCGGAGATCCGCCGCCGGAACTTCATCCCCTCGGACGCGTTCCCCTACGAGAGCGCGACCGGGTGGAACTACGACTCCGGCGACTACGAGAAGGCGCTCGACAAGGCCCTAGAGATGGCCGACTACGAGCACTACCGCGAGGAGCAACAGCGCCGGATCGAAGAGGACGCCGACAAGCTCCTCGGCATCGGCATCTCCTCGTTCACCGAGGTCGTCGGCGCCGGGCCCGGCAAGCAGTGCGACATCGCCGGGATCGAGATGTTCGACTCCGCGGACATCCGGGTGAATCCCACCGGGAACGCCGTCCTGCGGATCGGCGTCCAGACGCAGGGCCAGGGCCACGAGACCACCTTCGCCCAGATCGTCGCCGAAGAGTTGGGAATGGACGTCGACAACATCACCGTCGAGCACGGCGACACCGACACCGAACCCTACGGGCTCGGGACGTACGGGTCGCGGTCGACGCCCGTCGCGGGCGCGGCCACCGCCGTCGCCGCGCGAAAGGTGCGCGAGAAGGCCAAGTCGATCGCCGCCAACGAGCTCGAAGCCGCCGAGGAGGACATCGAGTGGGACCGCGAGTCCGGGGAGTTCCGGGTCGCGGGCGCGCCCGACCGCTCGATCACGATCACCGAGATCGCGGCGGGCGCGTATATGAATCACCCCGGCGACGAGGAGCCCGGCCTGGAGGCCGTGAACTACTACGACCCGCCGGAGATGACCTACCCGTTCGGCTCGTACATCGTGATCGTCGAGGTCGACCGCGAGACGGGCGAGGTCGACTTCGAGAAGTTCGTCGCGGTAGACGACTGCGGCAACCGCATCAATCCGATGGTCATCGAGGGCCAGATCCACGGCGGCCTCGCCCAGGGGATCGGCACCGCGATGCTCGAAGAGGTCACCTACGACGACAACGGCAACGTCACCGGCGGCGACTTCATGAACTATCTGCTGCCGACCGCGAACGAGATCCCGAACTTCGAGACGGGCCACACCGTCACGCCCTCGCCGCACCACCCGATCGGGGCGAAGGGCGTCGGCGAGTCGCCGACGGTCGGATCGCCGCCAGCCATCGTCAACGCGGTGGTCGACGCGATGTCCCACGCCGGCGTGAGCCACGTCGAGATGCCGATGACGCCCGACCGCGTCTGGGAGACGCTCGACGAGGCGGGGCTGGCGATCAGCCCGAGCCAGCACGTCCACTTCGAGTTCGACGACGGCGCGAGCGAGGAACCGGCAGACGACTGA
- a CDS encoding (2Fe-2S)-binding protein: MTDEREITLTVNGTEHTIEVEPRRLLVHAIREDLDLTGTHIGCDTGNCGACTVLRDGEPIKSCMMFATQADGSEILTVEGMEDLPEAGGDLHPLQEGFREEHGLQCGYCTPGMLMSGKAILDENPDPDEAEIREGISGNLCRCTGYQNIVSSIEYAADKLDEKAAADGGVVAESGESDTGAEPDTDANTDAARDSAAAFDCGVENCCGGPAADSTYEHIEGPDDRFDDLNGELDRDTTEETDE, from the coding sequence GTGACAGACGAACGCGAGATCACGCTGACGGTAAACGGCACCGAACACACCATCGAGGTGGAACCGCGACGCCTGCTGGTCCACGCGATCCGCGAGGACCTGGACCTGACGGGCACCCACATCGGCTGCGACACGGGCAACTGCGGCGCCTGTACCGTCCTGCGGGACGGCGAGCCGATCAAGTCCTGTATGATGTTCGCCACCCAGGCCGACGGGAGCGAGATCCTCACCGTCGAGGGGATGGAAGACCTCCCCGAGGCCGGCGGCGACCTCCACCCGCTCCAGGAGGGCTTCCGCGAGGAGCACGGCCTCCAGTGCGGGTACTGCACCCCCGGTATGCTGATGTCCGGGAAGGCGATCCTAGACGAGAATCCCGACCCCGACGAGGCGGAGATCCGCGAGGGGATCAGCGGCAACCTCTGTCGCTGCACCGGCTACCAGAACATCGTCAGCTCGATCGAGTACGCGGCCGACAAGCTCGACGAGAAGGCGGCCGCAGACGGCGGCGTCGTCGCCGAGAGCGGCGAGAGCGACACCGGAGCCGAGCCCGACACGGACGCGAACACGGACGCGGCGCGCGATTCGGCGGCCGCGTTCGACTGCGGCGTCGAGAACTGCTGTGGCGGGCCGGCCGCGGACTCGACGTACGAGCACATCGAGGGCCCAGACGACCGATTCGACGACCTGAACGGAGAACTCGACCGCGACACCACGGAGGAGACAGATGAGTAG
- a CDS encoding FAD binding domain-containing protein, producing MKAAQFEHHEPTTVDKAVSLLESLDSPTILAGGQSLVPMLRFRLARPDTVVDINGIDSLDYLREEDGYLKMGALARHADIEESDLIAEKYGSFADAAPLVADPQIRNRGTIVGSIAQADPKGDWGSVLIAHDGEVVARGPDGERTIPADELFLLPYDTSLGENELITEARVPIPNEREGSAYHKLKRKTGDYAMAGVGARLRFDDEGRIEEAGIGMTAVDITNARASDAEDRLEGERPSAELFEDAGELAAEQSNPESDEHGDASYKERMVDVLTQRALGDAAERAGVVKRRVTP from the coding sequence ATGAAAGCAGCCCAGTTCGAGCACCACGAACCCACGACGGTCGACAAGGCCGTGAGCCTCCTGGAGAGCCTCGATAGCCCGACCATCCTGGCGGGCGGCCAGAGCCTCGTCCCGATGCTCCGATTCCGGCTCGCGCGCCCGGACACCGTCGTCGACATCAACGGCATCGACTCGCTGGACTACCTCCGCGAGGAGGACGGCTACCTCAAGATGGGGGCCCTGGCGCGGCACGCCGACATCGAGGAGTCGGACCTCATCGCCGAGAAGTACGGCAGTTTCGCCGACGCGGCGCCGCTCGTGGCCGACCCCCAGATCAGGAACCGCGGGACGATCGTCGGCTCGATCGCCCAGGCCGATCCCAAGGGCGACTGGGGATCGGTCCTCATCGCCCACGACGGCGAAGTGGTCGCCCGCGGGCCCGACGGCGAGCGGACGATCCCGGCGGACGAGCTGTTCTTGCTCCCCTACGACACCTCCCTGGGGGAGAACGAACTCATCACCGAGGCGCGGGTGCCGATCCCGAACGAGCGGGAGGGCAGCGCCTACCACAAGCTGAAGCGCAAGACCGGCGACTACGCGATGGCCGGCGTCGGGGCCCGACTCCGCTTCGACGACGAGGGCCGGATCGAGGAGGCCGGCATCGGGATGACGGCCGTGGACATCACGAACGCGCGCGCGTCCGACGCCGAGGATCGCCTCGAAGGCGAGCGGCCCAGCGCCGAGCTGTTCGAGGACGCGGGCGAACTCGCCGCCGAGCAGTCGAACCCCGAGTCCGACGAGCACGGCGACGCCTCGTACAAGGAACGAATGGTCGACGTACTCACCCAGCGGGCGCTCGGCGACGCCGCCGAGCGCGCCGGCGTGGTGAAACGGAGGGTCACACCGTGA
- a CDS encoding CoxG family protein translates to MDDDFNFDEYEPEEDIQTLPDADPEVVAERAFVAGQKYAALMQIGVGSVKPRFETTVTIDERDDENFEMLASGGGDASGSSFSMNSGMRIHELEEGEGSRIEWWTEADISGRIAQLGSRVINPVANKIVNNFFGSIEKQMSDVDEETGGGVTDRLRNML, encoded by the coding sequence ATGGACGACGACTTCAACTTCGACGAGTACGAGCCCGAAGAGGACATCCAGACGCTGCCGGACGCGGACCCGGAAGTCGTCGCCGAGCGAGCCTTCGTCGCGGGCCAGAAGTACGCGGCGCTGATGCAGATCGGCGTCGGGAGCGTGAAGCCGCGCTTCGAGACGACCGTCACCATCGACGAGCGCGACGACGAGAACTTCGAGATGCTCGCCTCCGGCGGCGGCGACGCCTCGGGGAGCAGTTTCAGTATGAACTCGGGGATGCGGATCCACGAGCTCGAAGAGGGCGAGGGCTCCCGGATCGAGTGGTGGACCGAGGCCGACATCTCCGGCCGCATCGCCCAGCTCGGCTCGCGGGTGATCAACCCCGTGGCCAACAAGATCGTGAACAACTTCTTCGGAAGCATCGAGAAGCAGATGTCAGACGTCGACGAGGAGACCGGCGGCGGCGTCACAGACCGGCTCCGGAATATGCTATGA
- a CDS encoding molybdopterin molybdotransferase MoeA: MSGEMDHDHDDLLAVEAGAARARALRERWLPRLGTETVALDRIAGRTLAEPIDAPTAVPARSHATMDGFAFDATDDYPLDVVDSEIYPEDDPPAIESGQAVRIATGAPVPASANAVLKREEARVEEGALTGTDLDPGTYVYERGSNVAEGERLFAAGERLGPKDAILLGDLGIDSVTVRAPLSVGLLATGTEIHEGRHRDLDSPMLAGLVRSWGHDAAYEGSVPDDYDRVESRIEALADEHDVVMTTGGTSVGDKDYVIRALDSLGDVLFHRVRLRPGKPIAVAELPDHDAVAFAIPGKPVGAHAVTSLVARPFFTGETELPTVEARMARGVDIATPGFVYAIPVTLDDADADTGADAEARTAMPLGHADSPLGVYDRTFDPSVLSSSTRATRADGFVLTESDVERGDSVGVVPYPVVER, from the coding sequence ATGAGCGGCGAGATGGACCACGACCACGACGACCTCTTGGCGGTCGAGGCGGGCGCCGCGCGGGCCCGCGCGCTCCGGGAGCGATGGCTCCCCCGCCTCGGCACCGAGACCGTCGCCCTGGATCGGATCGCCGGCCGGACCCTGGCCGAACCCATCGACGCGCCGACGGCCGTGCCCGCACGGAGCCACGCGACGATGGACGGCTTCGCCTTCGACGCCACCGACGACTATCCCCTCGACGTCGTCGACAGCGAGATCTACCCCGAGGACGACCCGCCCGCCATCGAGTCGGGCCAGGCCGTTCGGATCGCCACCGGCGCGCCGGTTCCGGCCTCGGCCAACGCGGTCCTCAAGCGCGAGGAGGCCCGGGTCGAGGAGGGAGCGCTGACCGGGACGGACCTCGACCCCGGCACGTACGTCTACGAGCGCGGGAGCAACGTCGCCGAGGGCGAGCGCCTGTTCGCGGCCGGCGAGCGGCTCGGCCCGAAGGACGCCATCCTCCTCGGCGACCTCGGCATCGATTCGGTGACCGTCCGCGCGCCGCTCTCCGTGGGACTGCTCGCGACCGGCACCGAGATCCACGAGGGCCGCCACCGCGACCTCGACTCGCCGATGCTCGCGGGGCTCGTCCGCTCGTGGGGCCACGACGCCGCCTACGAGGGCAGCGTCCCCGACGACTACGATCGGGTCGAATCGCGGATCGAAGCGCTGGCCGACGAACACGACGTCGTGATGACCACCGGCGGGACGAGCGTCGGCGACAAGGACTACGTGATCCGCGCGCTCGATTCCCTCGGCGACGTCCTGTTCCACCGCGTGCGACTCCGCCCGGGCAAACCCATCGCCGTCGCGGAGCTCCCCGACCACGACGCCGTCGCGTTCGCGATTCCGGGCAAGCCCGTCGGCGCCCACGCCGTCACGTCGCTCGTCGCGCGCCCGTTCTTCACCGGCGAGACGGAGCTCCCGACGGTCGAGGCACGGATGGCCCGCGGCGTCGACATCGCCACGCCCGGCTTCGTGTACGCGATTCCGGTGACGCTCGACGACGCGGACGCGGATACGGGCGCGGACGCCGAAGCACGGACGGCGATGCCGCTCGGCCACGCGGACTCGCCGCTTGGGGTCTACGACCGGACCTTCGACCCGAGCGTCCTCTCGTCGAGCACGCGCGCGACCCGCGCGGACGGCTTCGTCCTCACCGAGTCCGACGTCGAGCGCGGCGACTCCGTCGGCGTCGTCCCCTACCCGGTCGTCGAGCGATGA
- a CDS encoding nucleotidyltransferase family protein translates to MSGGDGGLPVVEPPFADAPADPAPRVAGVVLAAGTSSRFGDRNKLLATRGGEPLVRRAARTLLATRLDPVVAVVGHEADRVAGALDGLDVEIVRNDAYAEGQATSVRAGIEALSDRGVDAALIALGDMPFLDPETIETLLDAYAAGVGSALAAAHAGDRGNPVLFDRTHFAALCAVDGDVGGREILLEGEDSACVAVDDPGVRRDIDEPGDLE, encoded by the coding sequence ATGAGCGGGGGCGACGGCGGCCTCCCGGTCGTCGAGCCGCCGTTCGCGGACGCCCCCGCGGACCCGGCCCCGCGAGTCGCGGGCGTCGTCCTCGCGGCGGGCACGAGCAGCCGCTTCGGCGACCGGAACAAACTGCTCGCGACCCGCGGGGGCGAGCCGCTCGTCCGTCGGGCGGCCCGGACGCTGCTCGCGACCCGCCTCGATCCGGTGGTCGCGGTCGTCGGCCACGAGGCCGACCGCGTCGCGGGCGCGCTCGACGGCCTCGACGTCGAGATCGTCCGCAACGACGCCTACGCGGAGGGGCAGGCGACCTCCGTCCGGGCGGGGATCGAGGCGCTCTCCGACCGCGGCGTCGACGCCGCGCTGATCGCGCTCGGGGATATGCCGTTCCTGGACCCCGAGACGATCGAGACGCTGCTGGACGCCTACGCCGCGGGCGTTGGCTCCGCGCTCGCGGCCGCCCACGCGGGCGACCGCGGGAATCCGGTGCTCTTCGATCGAACCCATTTCGCGGCGCTGTGTGCCGTCGACGGCGACGTCGGCGGGCGGGAGATCCTCCTGGAGGGCGAAGACAGCGCCTGCGTCGCGGTCGACGATCCGGGCGTCCGGCGGGACATAGACGAGCCCGGGGATCTGGAGTAA
- a CDS encoding ABC transporter substrate-binding protein yields MSGGDSESSGRTIKQGYLLPLTGDLGSLGTAMRNAGVMAAQQVNDADISLSVDTQIEDTQTTVPDAIDGANALVNSGYPMMVGSATSNIEIGNRVFVPQGMLACSPSNTLPTLSTFEDNDLFFRTTPGDQYQGFAMAQAAAERLDGIETAATTYINDDYGQLLSQWFTDHFEQTFGGTVQNQVVHDPVQSSYSSRLQTALADDPDLFVVITYPQSGVQLFRDYYSEFGTDRPIMLTDGAKDPTLPRKVGNPMESAVGTMPAAAGPTYDTFTSMFEEQYGNAAVAFTAQTYDASAVTLLANAAAGENSGQAVSDQMAAVANPGGTEVSIENLAEGVQMAADGEEVQYLGAASAVDFDENGDLQSGSYEIWEFTEDSETGINRLDVVDISQSQALSPGSS; encoded by the coding sequence ATGTCCGGTGGGGACTCGGAGAGCAGCGGTCGCACGATCAAACAGGGGTATCTGCTCCCGTTGACCGGCGATCTCGGCTCGCTCGGGACAGCGATGCGGAACGCCGGCGTGATGGCCGCCCAACAGGTGAACGATGCGGACATCAGTCTCTCTGTCGACACACAGATCGAGGACACACAAACGACGGTCCCCGACGCGATCGACGGCGCGAACGCGCTCGTCAATTCCGGCTATCCGATGATGGTCGGATCTGCGACCTCGAACATCGAGATCGGAAACCGCGTGTTCGTCCCGCAGGGGATGCTCGCGTGCTCACCGTCGAACACGCTCCCGACCCTGAGTACGTTCGAGGACAACGACCTCTTCTTCCGGACGACGCCGGGCGACCAGTATCAGGGGTTCGCGATGGCACAGGCGGCCGCCGAGCGCCTCGACGGGATCGAGACCGCCGCGACGACGTATATCAACGACGACTACGGGCAACTGCTCTCGCAGTGGTTCACCGACCACTTCGAGCAGACGTTCGGGGGGACCGTCCAGAACCAGGTGGTCCACGATCCGGTACAGTCGTCGTACTCGTCCCGCCTCCAGACCGCGCTGGCCGACGATCCCGATCTCTTCGTCGTGATCACCTATCCGCAGAGCGGGGTTCAGCTCTTCCGCGACTACTACTCGGAGTTCGGGACGGACCGCCCGATTATGCTCACCGACGGGGCGAAGGACCCGACCCTCCCGCGGAAGGTCGGCAATCCGATGGAGAGCGCCGTCGGGACGATGCCGGCGGCCGCCGGCCCGACCTACGACACGTTCACCTCGATGTTCGAAGAGCAGTACGGTAACGCCGCCGTCGCGTTCACCGCGCAGACGTACGACGCCTCGGCGGTGACGCTCCTCGCCAACGCGGCCGCCGGCGAAAACAGCGGTCAGGCCGTCTCCGATCAGATGGCCGCCGTCGCCAATCCCGGCGGGACCGAGGTCAGTATCGAGAACCTCGCCGAAGGGGTACAGATGGCCGCCGACGGCGAGGAGGTACAGTACCTCGGTGCCGCGAGCGCCGTCGACTTCGACGAGAACGGCGACTTACAGTCCGGGTCCTACGAGATCTGGGAGTTCACCGAGGACAGCGAGACCGGCATCAACCGCCTCGACGTCGTCGACATCAGCCAGAGTCAGGCGTTGAGTCCCGGAAGCTCGTAG
- a CDS encoding ABC transporter ATP-binding protein, giving the protein MSLLEVASLDAGYGELQILSDVDLHVDEAEYVTIVGPNGAGKSTMMKSVFGLTTYMGGRIEYGGTEISGYDPEQIIREGMGYVPQNDNVFAPLSVEENLEMGAYIRDSRPQEAFDRVYDRFPILRERSEQRAGDLSGGEQQMLAMGRALVLDPDLLLLDEPSAGLAPDLVDEMFDRIDRITESGTAVLMVEQNAKEALRRCDRGYVLVNGENRYMDSGDALLNDEQVRQDFLGG; this is encoded by the coding sequence GTGAGTCTCCTCGAAGTGGCGTCGCTCGACGCCGGATACGGGGAGTTACAGATCCTCTCAGACGTCGATCTCCACGTCGACGAGGCGGAGTACGTCACGATTGTCGGTCCGAACGGGGCCGGCAAGTCGACGATGATGAAGTCGGTGTTCGGCCTGACGACCTATATGGGTGGGCGCATCGAGTACGGCGGCACCGAAATCTCCGGATACGATCCCGAACAGATCATCCGGGAGGGAATGGGGTACGTCCCACAGAACGACAATGTCTTCGCCCCTCTATCTGTCGAGGAGAACCTCGAAATGGGAGCGTATATCCGGGACTCGCGTCCACAGGAGGCATTCGATCGGGTGTACGACAGATTCCCGATTCTCAGAGAGCGGTCGGAACAGCGCGCCGGCGATCTCTCCGGAGGCGAACAGCAGATGCTGGCGATGGGCCGGGCGTTGGTGCTGGATCCCGATCTCCTCCTCCTCGATGAGCCCTCCGCGGGGCTCGCCCCCGATCTCGTCGACGAGATGTTCGATCGGATCGACCGAATCACGGAGTCGGGGACAGCGGTGCTGATGGTCGAACAGAACGCGAAGGAGGCGCTGCGGCGGTGCGACCGCGGGTACGTCCTCGTCAACGGCGAAAACCGATATATGGACAGCGGCGACGCGTTGCTGAACGACGAACAGGTGCGGCAGGACTTCCTCGGCGGGTGA